The Chitinophaga sp. H8 genome contains a region encoding:
- a CDS encoding tetratricopeptide repeat protein, whose protein sequence is MRKRLFSYLLVHTILLTSVHAVAQEQLSVSKSADISFRREEYAKAAGLYEKLLRSRAGKKNVPMIKQRLATCYRMYNQYEKAAYWYAQLLADSSGNNDNRLHYADMLKCLGRYDAAKQQYQQLPDQDNIRQRIAGCDAAVSWLAAPMPVTLKNEEWVNSSVNDWGMIRYGQEMVFVSDSLRQGMWDMKGSKQRYGRNKSAYGKLYSATVAPAGIGYSRNFSAVINNYPYHVGPACFSANGDTAYITVTDPERKVPFNKKDIPVYGTRRLKLLLFTKQGQQWQGPVEFPYNNNNYSVGHAALNSAGNILYFTSDRSGGAGGTDIWFCEKQADNSWGGPQNCGSNVNSPEDEAFPVTGNAATLFFASKGKVGMGGYDVFMVNGSKNNWSEAVNLKPPFNSSGDDFYYTTPTAQRGFIASNRPGGKGGDDIYSFAIADEIPATIPPQIPLLRIPLELEICVPSTVCVYLYNKTRDMGWCYMVMPPSRKIEAKLEPDAAYVVRVHYPDRIDSLAFDTYGVTGTDPLYKTICPPTGSIPAVKKATTSGKTRSTPPHKKRKHQRASGKQR, encoded by the coding sequence ATGAGGAAACGATTATTTTCATACCTATTGGTACATACAATATTACTGACGTCGGTACATGCTGTTGCGCAGGAACAGTTATCTGTAAGCAAAAGCGCAGATATCAGCTTCCGGAGGGAAGAATATGCAAAGGCGGCTGGACTTTATGAAAAGCTGTTACGCTCACGCGCCGGAAAAAAAAATGTGCCTATGATCAAACAGCGGCTGGCTACCTGTTACAGAATGTATAACCAATATGAAAAAGCGGCTTACTGGTATGCGCAGTTGCTGGCAGATAGCAGTGGGAATAATGATAACAGATTACATTATGCGGATATGCTCAAGTGCCTGGGCAGGTATGATGCCGCCAAACAGCAGTATCAGCAATTGCCGGATCAGGACAACATCAGGCAGCGCATCGCGGGATGTGATGCTGCGGTCAGCTGGCTGGCAGCTCCTATGCCGGTTACCCTGAAGAATGAGGAATGGGTAAACAGCAGTGTAAATGACTGGGGGATGATCAGGTATGGACAGGAAATGGTATTTGTATCAGACAGTTTAAGACAAGGCATGTGGGATATGAAAGGAAGTAAACAACGGTATGGACGTAATAAATCGGCCTATGGAAAATTATACAGTGCTACCGTTGCACCGGCAGGTATAGGATATTCCCGTAACTTCTCGGCAGTTATCAATAATTATCCTTACCATGTAGGGCCTGCCTGTTTTTCAGCCAATGGTGATACGGCCTATATTACGGTAACAGATCCTGAAAGGAAGGTGCCATTTAATAAAAAGGATATTCCGGTATATGGTACACGCAGGCTGAAACTGCTGCTCTTTACCAAACAGGGGCAGCAGTGGCAGGGGCCTGTTGAGTTTCCCTATAATAACAATAATTACTCTGTAGGACATGCTGCATTGAACAGTGCGGGTAACATCCTGTATTTCACTTCAGACCGCTCTGGAGGTGCCGGAGGTACGGACATATGGTTTTGTGAAAAGCAGGCAGATAATAGTTGGGGGGGCCCGCAAAACTGCGGCAGCAACGTGAACTCTCCTGAAGATGAGGCATTTCCTGTGACAGGAAATGCAGCTACACTTTTTTTTGCCAGTAAAGGCAAGGTAGGAATGGGAGGCTATGATGTGTTTATGGTAAACGGCAGTAAAAATAACTGGTCGGAGGCAGTTAATCTGAAACCCCCGTTTAATAGTAGTGGAGATGATTTTTATTATACCACGCCCACCGCACAGCGAGGGTTTATTGCTTCAAACCGGCCTGGTGGCAAAGGAGGAGATGATATTTACAGTTTTGCAATTGCGGATGAAATTCCTGCTACCATACCACCTCAAATACCACTCTTGCGGATTCCATTGGAGCTGGAAATTTGCGTGCCATCAACGGTTTGTGTTTATCTGTATAACAAAACACGTGACATGGGCTGGTGTTATATGGTAATGCCTCCGTCCAGGAAGATTGAAGCGAAGCTGGAGCCTGATGCTGCTTATGTAGTAAGGGTACATTATCCCGACAGGATTGACAGCCTGGCTTTTGATACATATGGTGTTACCGGAACAGACCCGCTATATAAAACAATATGCCCACCTACGGGCAGTATACCTGCGGTCAAAAAAGCAACAACATCGGGGAAAACCCGTAGTACACCTCCTCACAAAAAACGAAAGCACCAACGAGCTTCCGGAAAGCAACGCTGA
- a CDS encoding PorP/SprF family type IX secretion system membrane protein — protein sequence MIRKICILVCCCISLVPVHAQQNVQFSQYVFNGLSVNPAYAGYKQGWYMNAIYRHQWVDFPGAPQTGGISIDGLTNARDERVGVGAQVMVDKLGPQETLSAYGFYAYRIPLDEEDTRRLCIGIGGGITQYSIDGSALKYVDDLDQAIPLGKTSQVIPDARFGVYYYSPKFYAGAAVMDLFSLYTDNSRYYWGGYNYKTIRKTQHMYVTAGYLLDFAENLKLKPSLLIKEDFKGPTNVDINVFLLIAEKLWVGGSYRTGMKLWNKPALSNDLEQLDAASVMVEFYATPQLRIGYSYDISVNKMASYQQGSHEISVGFLFNNKKYNSRTLSPRYF from the coding sequence ATGATTAGAAAAATATGCATCCTGGTATGTTGTTGCATCAGCCTTGTTCCTGTTCATGCACAACAAAATGTACAGTTTAGCCAATATGTATTTAATGGGCTAAGTGTAAACCCGGCTTATGCAGGATATAAGCAGGGCTGGTATATGAATGCTATTTACCGGCATCAGTGGGTGGATTTTCCCGGCGCGCCACAAACAGGTGGTATCTCCATCGATGGCCTTACCAATGCCAGGGATGAACGGGTAGGAGTAGGCGCTCAGGTGATGGTAGATAAGCTGGGACCGCAGGAAACGCTTTCTGCCTATGGATTTTATGCTTACCGGATTCCATTGGATGAGGAGGATACCCGCCGCTTATGTATCGGTATAGGTGGTGGCATCACCCAATATAGTATTGATGGCTCCGCCTTAAAATATGTAGATGATCTGGATCAGGCGATCCCATTGGGAAAAACATCACAGGTGATTCCGGATGCCCGTTTCGGAGTGTATTATTATTCCCCGAAGTTCTATGCGGGAGCAGCGGTAATGGACCTTTTTTCGCTCTATACAGATAACTCCCGCTACTACTGGGGTGGTTACAATTACAAAACGATCCGTAAAACCCAGCATATGTATGTAACCGCAGGCTATTTGCTGGACTTTGCGGAAAACCTGAAACTCAAACCTTCCCTGCTGATAAAAGAAGATTTTAAAGGGCCTACCAACGTGGATATAAATGTTTTTTTACTGATTGCCGAAAAATTATGGGTAGGAGGTTCCTATAGAACCGGTATGAAACTATGGAACAAGCCAGCATTAAGCAATGACCTGGAACAGCTGGATGCGGCGAGTGTAATGGTGGAATTTTATGCTACTCCCCAGTTAAGGATCGGTTACTCCTATGATATCTCCGTTAATAAGATGGCCAGTTATCAGCAAGGGTCTCATGAAATTTCTGTGGGATTTCTCTTTAATAACAAGAAATACAACTCACGTACGTTAAGTCCGAGGTATTTTTAA